From the Camelina sativa cultivar DH55 unplaced genomic scaffold, Cs unpScaffold00566, whole genome shotgun sequence genome, the window GTCCTCTTCCCCATGGTGTCAAGCTCCATTCAATTATCGATGCTTGCCATAGTGGCACCGTCCTGGATTTACCCTTCCTATGCAGAATGAACAGGTTAGTCCTCCCTCAGTTGCTGCTGCTCCTAAAAGTTAAGTTGCTTACCTTTCCTACTGCTTGTTATATTTAACTGACATCCATATTCTGTTATTGAAACAGAGCTGGGCAGTATGTGTGGGAGGATCATCGCCCTAGGTCAGGTTTGTGGAAAGGAACAGCTGGTGGGGAAGCCATATCGAtcagtggatgtgatgatgacCAGACTTCGGCAGACACATCAGTAAGTCGAACGAATCTAGTCATACGCCTTCCAATTGTATTTGCTTCTTCCACTCATGATTGAAACATATTATATGTATAGGCGCTGTCAAAGATCACGTCTACAGGTGCTATGACATTCTGTTTTATTCAAGCGATAGAACGCAGCACACAAGGCACAACCTATGGAAGCATTCTGAATTCGATGCGCACCACAATAAGGAATACAGGGAATGATGGTGGTGGTATTGGTGGTAGTGGAGTTGTTACGACTGTACTAAGCATGCTTCTGACAGGGGGAAGTGCAATTGGGGGATTAAGACAGGTACAATCCTTTCTTATGCTATTGTGTTGATACAGGTTGgtaatttttcttaaatctaTTTTGATCTGTTTTGACAGGAGCCTCAGCTAACTGCTTGTCAACCATTCGATGTCTATGCAAAGCCTTTCATTCTCTAGTAAAGACAACTCACTTTTTATGTATAGCGAGTGCGATTAAATTCTGTCCATTTAACCAgttgttactattttttttctttccaaagaaTAAAGGAAAACATTGACTTGGTGCTTCATTAACACAAAATGTGCCATCTATTCTTTAGTCCTTCCAAACAACAAGCAATGGTTTGCCTTTGAAAATCAACTCGTAAGGTGTTGCTTAAATAGACAGGAGGAAGACAAGAGAATTCCCAGAAAGCTGTTGAGAAGGCGCATGCAAATCATGTGTGCATTGCTACAAGGAAAAGCACTTCCGCTGTAGCAGCCTCTTCTTTGTTTGATGCCCCGGCCGTTATCTTCCAGAGCAAAGGAGGAGTTTGTCCCACCATCGCTAAAGAGAAGGCACCAAAAGAAGGTACCTTTATGCAACCTAGCCACTCCCACTCCAACCTCGGTATGCGACCTATTTCTAAGCACCGACAAGGTTTTGTTATCTCTAAAGAGAATGTCTGAGAAAGCGACTTCTGGTGCTACATACTTAGAGCTGCAGCCGAGGATATGGCCTGTTATGGCTCCAAAAGTGGGAAGTTCTACACCACAGTTTGGGGCAAAAACCTGAGTGAAGTCGTCTTCAGGGGGTTCGCAGCCGAGAGTGTTGTTGACATTGCAATTCCCCTCGCAGAACTCAACATACTGGAGGGCCATGCAACCAAGGCCAGGATTCTCATTTAGGTTGGTGAGTTTTGGGGATGTTCTGTTCCGGTTCAAGATGCTCACCATTTCATGAGCTGGATTTCCTGCAACCATTCTAACACTTAGTCCCGCCTAAGAGTTGTAAGCGAAATCATAGAAAGGCTGACCAAATGCTGAACGAGAAATCCAACTCCAGATTCGCATATGTAGTGACTTTACATATTGAAAAAGAATAGAAGATACCGTGAAATTTGGAGTTAGCTAGCTCTGAGAGTGAGAGAAACAGTAAAATCGACTTCATAAGACTAACTTTGTTCTTCATCTCGCGgatttcaggaaaaaaaaaaacaaaaaggaacgaaattattattgtttttgaagaaaaaaaggtaGATGAGcttgatggagatggagatggagctTCCTTTGTGATATTATTTCTTTtagtggaaaaaaataaatgccgagagaaaaagaaaaaaaaaaacggcaTTGGGCTTTGATGTTGGGCTCCAACCAATGTAATTgaatgaagaaagaaggaaagtaCGTGACTTGAATTTCATTTACTTCATTAAATGGGCGGCGTTGGGGCCGGTGGAGGTAGGCCAATAACATTGATGTCTGAACAAGGTTTGGCAAGTCATACTCTTTAATAATCATTAATCAATGCGCCCATTGGCTCCTCTCCCACGTACTTGAACTTTGAAGTTTGaggtttcttccttttcttaaaataaatattgcTGCAACATTTCTAATGTGGTAAAACGGGCCCCATCAGCATGTGCTTCTTCGCAGTATCCCACATGGACATGGTGGAAATGCCTCTATGTTTCTATATTTATGTCAGATACTAAACAAGAACTGCACTTCACAAGTATCTCCAAAGCCGCATTTCCTCCAACATCTACTTCTTCGACAGCAGACTAGCTCAAGTACCTTTGGATGGCGTCGAATCCCGGAGCTCTGACGGAGTGGCCATGGAGTCCCCTTGGTAGCTTTAAGTACCTCTTGGTGGCCCCGTTTGTGATGGCGAGCATGCACTCGTACGTGACTGTTGCGGATGAGGATAAAGACTTGAGCAGACTGATGATAGTCGCGTTGATGCTGTGGCGAATAGTTCACAGCCAGATATGGATCAGTGTGTCGCGCCAGAGGACGGCTAAGGGAACGAGGAAGATCGTGGACAAGCCCATTNGTATATactatttatttagattttgaatgtatgcatgcatatataacATGGCATCAAATACGTTGAAGGTTCCACTCGCTCCACCACACGCAGTTCCGGACCAACTACTCTCTGTTCATGCCGATATACGACTACATCTACGGGACAACTGATAAGTTGAGCGAGTCACTATACGAGAGGTCCTTGGAGAGAGAGGAGGACTCACCCGACGTCATCTACCTCACTCACCTCACCACACACGACTCCATCTACCAAATGCGCCTTGGCTTCCCTTCCCTCTCCTCTTTCCCCTTGTGGAATCGATCCCCATGGTATCTCACATGCTTCATGTGGCCCTTCACTCTCCTATGCTCATTTGTTCTCACNNNNNNNNNNNNNNNNNNNNNNNNNNNNNNNNNNNNNNNNNNNNNNNNNNNNNNNNNNNNNNNNNNNNNNNNNNNNNNNNNNNNNNNNNNNNNNNNNNNNNNNNNNNNNNNNNNNNNNNNNNNNNNNNNNNNNNNNNNNNNNNNNNNNNNNNNNNNNNNNNNNNNNNNNNNNNNNNNNNNNNNNNNNNNNNNNNNNNNNNNNNNNNNNNNNNNNNNNNNNNNNNNNNNNNNNNNNNNNNNNNNNNNNNNNNNNNNNNNNNNNNNNNNNNNNNNNNNNNNNNNNNNNNNNNNNNNNNNNNNNNNNNNNNNNNNNNNNNNNNNNNNNNNNNNNNNNNNNNNNNNNNNNNNNNNNNNNNNNNNNNNNNNNNNNNNNNNNNNNNNNNNNNNNNNNNNNNNNNNNNNNNNNNNNNNNNNNNNNNNNNNNNNNNNNNNNNNNNNNNNNNNNNNNNNNNNNNNNNNNNNNNNNNNNNNNNNNNNNNNNNNNNNNNNNNNNNNNNNNNNNNNNNNNNNNNNNNNNNNNNNNNNNNNNNNNNNNNNNNNNNNNNNNNNNNNNNNNNNNNNNNNNNNNNNNNNNNNNNNNNNNNNNNNNNNNNNNNNNNNNNNNNNNNNNNNNNNNNNNNNNNNNNNNNNNNNNNNNNNNNNNNNNNNNNNNNNNNNNNNNNNNNNNNNNNNNNNNNNNNNNNNNNNNNNNNNNNNNNNNNNNNNNNNNNNNNNNNNNNNNNNNNNNNNNNNNNNNNNNNNNNNNNNNNNNNNNNNNNNNNNNNNNNNNNNNNNNNNNNNNNNNNNNNNNNNNNNNNNNNNNNNNNNNNNNNNNNNNNNNNNNNNNNNNNNNNNNNNNNNNNNNNNNNNNNNNNNNNNNNNNNNNNNNNNNNNNNNNNNNNNNNNNNNNNNNNNNNNNNNNNNNNNNNNNNNNNNNNNNNNNNNNNNNNNNNNNNNNNNNNNNNNNNNNNNNNNNNNNNNNNNNNNNNNNNNNNNNNNNNNNNNNNNNNNNNNNNNNNNNNNNNNNNNNNNNNNNNNNNNNNNNNNNNNNNNNNNNNNNNNNNNNNNNNNNNNNNNNNNNNNNNNNNNNNNNNNNNNNNNNNNNNNNNNNNNNNNNNNNNNNNNNNNNNNNNNNNNNNNNNNNNNNNNNNNNNNNNNNNNNNNNNNNNNNNNNNNNNNNNNNNNNNNNNNNNNNNNNNNNNNNNNNNNNNNNNNNNNNNNNNNNNNNNNNNNNNNNNNNNNNNNNNNNNNNNNNNNNNNNNNNNNNNNNNNNNNNNNNNNNNNNNNNNNNNNNNNNNNNNNNNNNNNNNNNNNNNNNNNNNNNNNNNNNNNNNNNNNNNNNNNNNNNNNNNNNNNNNNNNNNNNNNNNNNNAGGAGGACTCACCCGACGTCATCTACCTCACTCACCTCACCACTCACGACTCCATCTACCAAATGCGCCTTGGCTTCCCTTCCCTCTCCTCTTTCCCCTTGTGGAATCGATCCCCATGGTATCTCACATGCTTCATGTGGCCCTTCACTCTCCTATGCTCATTTGTTCTCACCTCCGCTCTCTCCTCGCGCACCTTGGTCTTTGAGCGAAACCGTCTCCGTCACCTCACCCTTCACTCTCACCTCCTTCCCAAGTTTTCCTTTCACGTAAGcattttcctctctctcttgacACAAACGTACGGGTTTACTTTTTATGTTAGACTTCACTactattttttcaaacaaacaacaacacatgcgtgcgtaatttttttaatttgaacaaagaaatattttctCGTGGGTATACCTTttgtaattttcatataaagtttaatactaattttgcctCATAAAACATGCGGTCGTAGTATAAATCACAGCGCCGCCATGAGTCCATCAACAATTTAATAGAGGGAGCTATCCTTGAAGCAGATGCAAAGGGTGTAAAAGTAATGAGTCTTGGCCTCATGAACAATGTAAGTTTATTTACTTCAAagctatcatatatatatgaatattgaaTAACTATTGGATAAGTAACTAATTAACACACGATTAATGAGCGGGCGGAGCTAAACGGGTATGGAGAGATGTACGTGCAAAAGTATCCAAAGTTGAAGATAAGACTAGTGGATGGAAGCAGCATGGCAGCTGCGGTGGTGGTCAACAATATTCCTAAGGAAACCACAGAGATTGTCTTTAGAGGAAATCTCACAAAGGTTGCGTCGGCCGTTGTCTTTGCTCTATGCCAAAAGGGCGTCAAGGTGTNNNNNNNNNNNNNNNNNNNNNNNNNNNNNNNNNNNNNNNNNNNNNNNNNNNNNNNNNNNNNNNNNNNNNNNNNNNNNNNNNNNNNNNNNNNNNNNNNNNNNNNNNNNNNNNNNNNNNNNNNNNNNNNNNNNNNNNNNNNNNNNNNNNNNNNNNNNNNNNNNNNNNNNNNNNNNNNNNNNNNNNNNNNNNNNNNNNNNNNNNNNNNNNNNNNNNNNNNNNNNNNNNNNNNNNNNNNNNNNNNNNNNNNNNNNNNNNNNNNNNNNNNNNNNNNNNNNNNNNNNNNNNNNNNNNNNNNNNNNNNNNNNNNNNNNNNNNNNNNNNNNNNNNNNNNNNNNNNNNNNNNNNNNNNNNNNNNNNNNNNNNNNNNNNNNNNNNNNNNNNNNNNNNNNNNNNNNNNNNNNNNNNNNNNNNNNNNNNNNNNNNNNNNNNNNNNNNNNNNNNNNNNNNNNNNNNNNNNNNNNNNNNNNNNNNNNNNNNNNNNNNNNNNNNNNNNNNNNNNNNNNNNNNNNNNNNNNNNNNNNNNNNNNNNNNNNNNNNNNNNNNNNNNNNNNNNNNNNNNNNNNNNNNNNNNNNNNNNNNNNNNNNNNNNNNNNNNNNNNNNNNNNNNNNNNNNN encodes:
- the LOC104773537 gene encoding uncharacterized protein LOC104773537 gives rise to the protein MKNKVSLMKSILLFLSLSELANSKFHGNPAHEMVSILNRNRTSPKLTNLNENPGLGCMALQYVEFCEGNCNVNNTLGCEPPEDDFTQVFAPNCGVELPTFGAITGHILGCSSKYVAPEVAFSDILFRDNKTLSVLRNRSHTEVGVGVARLHKGTFFWCLLFSDGGTNSSFALEDNGRGIKQRRGCYSGSAFPCSNAHMICMRLLNSFLGILLSSSCLFKQHLTS
- the LOC104773539 gene encoding protein CER1-like 1 produces the protein MRLGFPSLSSFPLWNRSPWYLTCFMWPFTLLCSFVLTSALSSRTLVFERNRLRHLTLHSHLLPKFSFHYKSQRRHESINNLIEGAILEADAKGVKVMSLGLMNNRAELNGYGEMYVQKYPKLKIRLVDGSSMAAAVVVNNIPKETTEIVFRGNLTKVASAVVFALCQKGVKVVLLRKEEHIKLIKSGVVKNLVLSTNKSYYSPTVWLVGDGIEKEEQMKAKEGTLFVPFSHFPPKKLRKDCFYHSTPAMRVPKSAQNIDSCENWLGRRVMSAWKIGGIVHALEGWEEHDCGNTCNFFRLHTIWEAALRHGFQPLILPPSHQ